GTTGAACTGCTCTCCTCAGCCAGCTACGCTGATGGCTTTTCTAAGGTCGTCGGCCATCTCTCTAGTTCGTAGAGCGGGACATTCGTCTATCACCAAAGCCATTCGTCGCTTTCCACATGATTTTGCCTACACTTATTTCCTTTATCTAGAGAATCAACCCTACCTTAAGAAAGGAGAGGTGCCGTCAGGCGGTGGGGTTCAATGTCACTGCATAGCAGGATTCCATGTCGTCACTTGCCGTAGAACGGTAAATATTCCTGCCAGGGTGTTTTTTCGATGAGAAACGTGCAGGGAAGGCTGTACAACCGCTCGTAGGTTTGGTTGTTGTGCAGTTCAGGAATTTCCAGCGTTAGCCAAAGAGTAAAGGTAATGGGGGCTTTGCCTGCCATGAAATTCCCGTTGGCGGCTTTGCCGAGGTTGATGATGGGGGCTGTGGCCTTTACATTTCCCCCATCGTCACGGGTGATCAGTTCTTCGGCGGTAATCCGACTTTGGAGAACGCCCCTGGGGGCAATGAAGGTGGGACGCTGCTCTGTGGCTAGATCGATGGGGTACATGGAGGTGAGATGGATGACGCGTCGCGATCGCCCACTGAAGTCATTCAAAGAAGAGCGATCCCAATCCACTTTGATGGGATAGGTTCCCGTCTTGTTCTCAATGCTCATCTCCAGACTGGTAGGAATTTCGTTAAACAGGTAACGATCGCTATCTCGGAAGCCAAAGCCAATGGCAATGGCATTTTCCAGCGCATTGACCTTCAACTGGTCTTGAAAAGCTGCTTTGTCAAACCGAATTCGCACCCGATCCTCCAGGGAGTCGTACGCCTGGTACAGCACCCGACTGACGACGAGTAGATACACCACAAAGATAATGAAATCAACAGACGACATGGAGAATAGGTGTCAAATCAACCCGGAATAATCGGCAGTAGCAGCGTCACAAAATAGTACACCAGGGGAGCGGTGAAGACGTAACTATCGGCGCGATCGAGAATCCCTCCATGACCCGGAATTAGTTGTCCTGAATCCTTCACTCCGGCGTCGCGTTTCATCATAGATTCAGTCAGATCGCCCAGTAAGCTAGCGACGCCAATAATCACTCCCAAGGCCATGCCCGTAATCGGTGAGCCATTCCAGCCCAGAATCCAGCCTCCGGCCACACCCACCATCATGCTGGCAAAGACCCCAAAGACGGCACCTTCCACGGTTTTTTTAGGGCTAATGTCCGACAGACGCGTTTTGCCGAAAAACTTACCAATAAAGTAAGCACCAATGTCTGCCGCCCAAATGCAGCCGAAGGCGAGGAGGGTCACGGTTAACCCTTGCGGTAGGGCTTTGATGCCGTCGAAGGGGAACGGCCAATAGCCCCACAGGGGAAGATTGCTACTCTCGACGGTGCCCAGCGATCGCAGTCTCACCCAGTAGCTGGGCAAGTAGCCCCCGTAGAATAACCCCAGCACCGACGTGGCAATATCGGCGATGGTGGCAAACTTAGGCTGAAACAGCAGGTAGAAACAAATGAGGGTGCCCGCAATCGGCATGACCGCATCGGCCAGCACTGGGAAGGCCGTTGAGGTAATCAGCAACAGCAGGCTCACGACTAAGGTTGTTTTAGCCGCAGGCATGATGCCTTTGGCGCGGGCGAGTTGGAAATATTCCTGCAGGCCGAGGTAAATAATAATGCCGAATCCAAGGGTGAAATACCATCCACCCAAAATAATCATCCCCAAAGCCAGGATAATCGCAACAATTGCACTGAGAAGTCGAGGTAAAGACATAGAAGAACCGGGGAAGGCATCATGCATTCATGGAGGAAAACGATTTAGTCTAGTTTTTCGCCGCTGATCACAAAAATGGGATCTACGGCTGCAAAAACTTGGTGCGTGCCGCGTTTTTCTAAACGGTTAACAGCCGATTGGACGACTTCAACGTTGCGCACCTGCAATTCAGACAAGCACTCGGAAATGGCGTAGAGGGTTTCAAAGTTGGTTGCTGTGGCCACAATGCGCCCATCGGGTTTGAGGTAATCCCAGGCTTCTTGCAAGATGGCCTTGATGGGTCTTCCGCCTTCGATAAAGATGCAGTTTGGCCGTTCGGGGAGGTCTGCTAAGCATTCGGGTGCTTGTCCCTCAATTATGGTTACGTTTTGAACCGAGAAGCGATCGCAGTTTCGGCGGACTAAATTGGCGACATCCTCATCCCGTTCGACCGCAATCACTCGCGCATGGGGACA
Above is a genomic segment from Synechococcales cyanobacterium T60_A2020_003 containing:
- a CDS encoding phosphatidate cytidylyltransferase; translated protein: MSLPRLLSAIVAIILALGMIILGGWYFTLGFGIIIYLGLQEYFQLARAKGIMPAAKTTLVVSLLLLITSTAFPVLADAVMPIAGTLICFYLLFQPKFATIADIATSVLGLFYGGYLPSYWVRLRSLGTVESSNLPLWGYWPFPFDGIKALPQGLTVTLLAFGCIWAADIGAYFIGKFFGKTRLSDISPKKTVEGAVFGVFASMMVGVAGGWILGWNGSPITGMALGVIIGVASLLGDLTESMMKRDAGVKDSGQLIPGHGGILDRADSYVFTAPLVYYFVTLLLPIIPG
- the cbiT gene encoding precorrin-6Y C5,15-methyltransferase subunit CbiT — its product is MLWPYCTPGISDDLFERLPGIPMSKREMRLLIISHLRLKSHDVFWDIGAGTGTIPIEVALLCPHARVIAVERDEDVANLVRRNCDRFSVQNVTIIEGQAPECLADLPERPNCIFIEGGRPIKAILQEAWDYLKPDGRIVATATNFETLYAISECLSELQVRNVEVVQSAVNRLEKRGTHQVFAAVDPIFVISGEKLD